Proteins encoded by one window of Prevotella nigrescens:
- a CDS encoding Fic family protein: MNNQYIWQSTDLYQLTWQDSVASTLLSEVSLLRGKLLGRLSMFGFKEQGDSMLDALTEEIVHSSEIEGERLNRDSVRSSVAQQLGLEYDGLPKGDHYIEGVVQVMLDATQHFRELLTKERLFGWHTALFPAGHSGMYKITVGDWRKGKEAMQVVSGAMGRLKVHYEAPPSSEVPERMEQLLAWIADDTLTVDPLIKAAVAHLWFVTIHPFDDGNGRLCRTMTEMLLSRADNTPQRYYSLSSEILNHRKDYYTQLEKAQCGKSDITEWIVWFLEMLIKALSAALEKTERIIRKVRFWDEHKELELNARQRKVLNMLLDGFEGKLNSSKWYKINHCSQDTATRDLNDLVKKNILQKSRAGGRSTTYELTMEL; this comes from the coding sequence ATGAATAATCAATATATTTGGCAAAGTACAGACTTATACCAGCTGACATGGCAAGATAGTGTAGCCAGCACACTTCTATCTGAGGTGAGTCTTCTTCGTGGGAAGCTACTCGGAAGACTTTCTATGTTTGGCTTTAAAGAACAAGGAGATTCTATGTTGGACGCACTGACGGAAGAGATAGTCCATTCATCAGAGATAGAAGGTGAGCGTCTTAATAGAGACAGCGTGCGCTCGTCTGTTGCACAACAGTTAGGATTGGAGTACGATGGACTGCCAAAAGGAGACCACTATATAGAAGGTGTCGTGCAGGTGATGCTCGATGCAACTCAGCATTTCCGCGAGCTGCTTACGAAAGAGCGACTGTTTGGTTGGCACACTGCCCTGTTTCCAGCAGGACATAGCGGCATGTATAAGATAACCGTTGGCGACTGGAGGAAAGGTAAAGAGGCGATGCAGGTGGTATCAGGTGCAATGGGAAGGTTGAAAGTGCATTACGAAGCTCCGCCAAGTAGTGAAGTTCCAGAGAGAATGGAGCAGCTGTTGGCATGGATAGCTGACGACACGCTCACGGTTGATCCTCTGATAAAGGCAGCTGTGGCTCATCTTTGGTTTGTTACAATCCACCCCTTCGACGATGGAAACGGACGTCTGTGCCGCACAATGACAGAGATGTTGCTATCAAGAGCCGACAATACCCCACAAAGATATTACAGTCTTTCGTCTGAAATTCTCAATCATCGAAAAGATTACTACACCCAGTTAGAAAAGGCACAATGTGGCAAATCAGACATAACAGAATGGATTGTCTGGTTTCTTGAAATGCTCATCAAGGCTTTAAGCGCTGCACTCGAAAAGACCGAACGTATCATTAGAAAGGTGCGTTTTTGGGACGAACATAAAGAACTTGAACTGAACGCCCGTCAGAGAAAGGTTCTCAATATGCTCCTTGATGGTTTTGAAGGGAAACTAAATTCTTCTAAATGGTATAAGATTAATCATTGTTCGCAGGACACAGCCACACGCGATCTGAACGACCTTGTCAAGAAAAATATTCTACAGAAAAGCCGTGCGGGTGGACGGAGCACGACATACGAACTTACGATGGAGCTATGA
- a CDS encoding NAD(P)/FAD-dependent oxidoreductase produces MQNIAIIGGGAAGFFAAISAKTTQPDATVTVFEKAGHVLAKVGVSGGGRCNLTNSFADITDLKQAYPRGDKLLKRLFKRFDYNDAYQWFEAHGVRLVTQSDNCVFPFSQSSQTIIDCLTHTAQRLGVTICLKHTLTSIAKQQQGKIEIHFKDKTSRTFDRVIITTGGSPRAVNLQYLEAIGNKIEMPVPSLFTFNITEKAFCNLMGTVVEHVVLSIPSTKFRSNGALLVTHWGMSGPATLKLSSYAARHLAENNYQSAVAVNWVYETNTQLVEQNLVAIATENPKKQMASIRPYDLPTRLWEYLLHRSDIDKEKRWGELGKKALHKLVETLTNDVHQISGKGSFRDEFVTCGGISLKSINPNTLESKVCKGLFFAGEVLDIDGITGGFNLQAAWTTGYVAGQEACV; encoded by the coding sequence ATGCAGAACATTGCGATTATAGGAGGAGGCGCAGCAGGCTTTTTTGCTGCCATTTCGGCAAAGACCACACAGCCCGATGCCACTGTTACCGTGTTTGAAAAGGCGGGGCACGTATTGGCAAAAGTCGGGGTATCGGGGGGCGGACGCTGCAACCTTACCAACTCGTTTGCCGACATAACCGACCTGAAGCAGGCGTATCCACGTGGCGACAAACTGCTGAAACGGCTTTTCAAAAGGTTCGATTACAACGATGCCTACCAATGGTTCGAGGCACATGGCGTTCGGTTGGTAACCCAAAGCGACAACTGTGTGTTTCCTTTCTCGCAAAGTTCGCAAACCATTATAGACTGTTTGACACATACCGCACAACGTCTTGGTGTAACAATCTGTCTGAAACACACACTTACAAGTATTGCAAAACAACAGCAAGGGAAAATTGAAATACACTTTAAGGATAAAACATCTCGCACATTCGACAGGGTAATAATTACTACAGGTGGCTCGCCACGCGCTGTAAATTTACAGTATTTAGAGGCTATAGGCAATAAAATAGAAATGCCTGTGCCATCGCTTTTCACTTTTAATATTACCGAAAAAGCCTTTTGTAACCTTATGGGAACCGTGGTAGAACACGTAGTTTTGTCTATTCCATCAACTAAATTCCGCAGCAATGGTGCCTTACTTGTTACCCACTGGGGTATGAGCGGACCTGCCACGCTGAAACTTTCGTCGTATGCAGCACGCCATTTGGCAGAAAACAACTACCAATCGGCAGTGGCTGTAAACTGGGTGTACGAAACAAACACACAGCTTGTAGAGCAGAACCTCGTTGCCATAGCAACCGAAAACCCGAAAAAGCAAATGGCAAGCATTCGTCCATACGACCTCCCTACCCGCCTTTGGGAGTATCTGCTCCATCGTTCCGACATAGACAAGGAGAAGCGTTGGGGCGAATTGGGAAAGAAAGCGTTGCACAAACTCGTGGAAACACTTACTAACGACGTGCACCAAATTTCGGGCAAAGGCAGCTTCCGAGATGAGTTTGTAACGTGTGGGGGCATCAGCTTAAAAAGCATCAACCCCAATACGTTGGAAAGCAAGGTGTGCAAAGGTCTTTTCTTTGCAGGCGAAGTGCTCGACATAGATGGTATTACGGGAGGATTCAACCTGCAAGCTGCATGGACCACTGGGTATGTTGCAGGGCAAGAAGCATGTGTTTAA